A single region of the Rattus rattus isolate New Zealand chromosome 8, Rrattus_CSIRO_v1, whole genome shotgun sequence genome encodes:
- the Mmp10 gene encoding stromelysin-2, giving the protein MEPLAILVLLCLPICSAYPLHGAVRQDHSTMDLAQQYLEKYYNFRKNEKQFYKRKDSSSVVKKIQEMQKFLGLEITGELDSNTVELMHKPRCGVPDVGGFSTFPGSPKWRKNHISYRIVNYTLDLPKESVDSAIERALKVWEEVTPLTFSRISEGEADIMISFAVGEHGDFYPFDGVGQSLAHAYPPGPGFYGDAHFDDDEKWSLGPSGTNLFLVAAHELGHSLGLFHSNNKESLMYPVYRFSTSQANIRLSQDDIEGIQSLYGARPSSDATVVPVPSISPKPETPVKCDPALSFDAVTMLRGEFLFFKDRHFWRRTQWNPEPEFHLISAFWPSLPSGLDAAYEANNKDRVLIFKGSQFWAVRGNEVQAGYPKGIHTLGFPPTVKKIDAAVFEKEKKKTYFFVGDKYWRFDETRQLMDKGFPRLITDDFPGIEPQVDAVLHAFGFFYFFRGSSQFEFDPNARTVTHTLKSNSWLLC; this is encoded by the exons ATGGAGCCACTGGCCATCCTGGTGCTGCTGTGCTTGCCGATCTGCTCAGCATATCCTCTGCATGGGGCAGTGAGACAAGACCACTCAACCATGGATCTTGCTCAG CAATACCTAGAAAAATACTACAACTTtagaaaaaatgagaaacaattttacaaaagaaaggaCAGTAGTTCTGTTgtcaaaaaaattcaagaaatgcAGAAGTTCCTTGGGCTGGAGATAACAGGGGAGCTGGACTCGAACACTGTGGAGCTGATGCACAAGCCCCGGTGTGGTGTTCCCGACGTTGGTGGCTTTAGTACCTTTCCAGGTTCGCCCAAATGGAGGAAAAACCACATCTCCTACAG GATTGTGAATTATACACTGGATTTGCCAAAAGAGAGTGTGGATTCTGCCATTGAGAGAGCTTTGAAGGTCTGGGAGGAGGTGACCCCACTCACATTCTCCAGGATCTCTGAAGGAGAGGCTGACATAATGATCTCCTTTGCAGTTGGAG AACATGGAGACTTTTACCCTTTTGATGGCGTGGGACAGAGTCTGGCTCATGCCTACCCACCTGGCCCTGGATTTTATGGAGATGCTCACTTCGATGATGATGAGAAATGGTCACTGGGACCCTCAG GGACCAATTTATTCCTGGTTGCTGCACATGAACTTGGTCACTCCCTGGGTCTCTTTCACTCAAACAACAAAGAATCTCTGATGTACCCAGTCTACAGGTTCTCCACGAGCCAAGCCAACATTCGCCTTTCTCAGGATGATATAGAGGGCATTCAATCCCTCTATG GAGCCCGCCCCTCCTCTGATGCCACAGTGGTTCCTGTGCCCTCCATCTCTCCAAAACCTGAGACCCCAGTCAAATGTGATCCTGCTTTGTCCTTTGATGCAGTCACCATGCTGAGAGGGGAATTCCTATTCTTTAAAGACAG GCACTTCTGGCGCAGAACCCAGTGGAATCCCGAGCCTGAATTCCATTTGATTTCAGCATTTTGGCCCTCTCTTCCTTCAGGCTTAGATGCTGCCTATGAGGCAAATAACAAGGACAGAGTTCTGATTTTTAAAG GAAGTCAGTTCTGGGCAGTCCGAGGAAATGAAGTCCAAGCAGGTTACCCAAAGGGGATCCACACTCTTGGCTTTCCTCCCACTGTGAAGAAGATCGATGCAGCTGTttttgaaaaggagaagaagaagacgTATTTCTTTGTAGGTGACAAATACTGGAG ATTTGATGAGACAAGACAGCTTATGGACAAAGGCTTCCCGAGACTGATAACAGATGACTTCCCAGGAATCGAGCCACAAGTTGATGCTGTGTTACATGCATTTG